A single genomic interval of Peromyscus leucopus breed LL Stock chromosome 7, UCI_PerLeu_2.1, whole genome shotgun sequence harbors:
- the LOC114693562 gene encoding LOW QUALITY PROTEIN: polyhomeotic-like protein 2 (The sequence of the model RefSeq protein was modified relative to this genomic sequence to represent the inferred CDS: inserted 2 bases in 1 codon): MYFHHSLLTIDMAENIESCYVNNAERKGACYLIESVLLRRRRPGSRPGRAALSPRRRSPRALAATRSPLARPPGPAPRALCPGRRALRSDAPRQPRAPARRLPAQRTRPARAPAPGGAGPRGCVGPARSGPAGPRTETGQGIVHALTDLSSPGMTSGNGNSASSIAGTAPQNGXGRSSLLVGNLKKKYAQGFLPEKLPQQDHTTTTDSEMEEPYLQESKEEGTPLKLKCELCGRVDFAYKFKRSKRFCSMACAKRYNVGCTKRVGLFHSDRSKLQKAGTTTHNRRRASKASLPTLTKDTKKQPSGTVPLSVTAALQLTHSQEDSSRCSDNSSYEEPLSPISASSSTSRRRQGQRDLELPDMHMRDLVGMGHHFLPSEPTKWNVEDVYEFIRSLPGCQEIAEEFRAQEIDGQALLLLKEDHLMSAMNIKLGPALKIYARISMLKDS, encoded by the exons ATGTATTTTCATCATAGCCTATTAACTATTGACATGGCTGAGAATATAGAAAGCTGCTATGTAAATAATGCAGAGCGTAAAGGAGCATGCTACCTAATCG AATCAGTACTGCTGCGGCGGAGGCGGCCCGGGAGCCGGCCCGGACGCGCCGCATTGTCTCCGCGGCGTCGCAGCCCTCGAGCGCTCGCCGCAACCCGGTCGCcactcgcccgcccgcccggccccGCGCCCCGCGCCCTTTGTCCAGGCCGCCGGGCCCTGCGGTCGGATGCGCCGCGGCAGCCCCGGGCCCCGGCTCGGAGGCTCCCGGCGCAGAGGACGCGGCCCGCCCGGGCCCCCGCTCCAGGCGGCGCCGGGCCGAGAGGCTGCGTAGGCCCCGCCCGGTCAGGCCCGGCCGGGCCCCGGACAGAGACAGGGCAGGGCATTGTTCATGCACTGACCGACCTCAGCAGCCCCGGCATGACCTCAGGGAACGGAAACTCTGCCTCCAGCATCGCCGGCACTGCCCCCCAGAATGG GGGACGCTCGTCCCTGCTGGTGGGGAATCTCAAGAAGAAGTATGCACAGGGGTTCTTGCCTGAGAAGCTTCCACAGCAggaccacaccaccaccactgactCAGAGATGGAGGAGCCCTACCTGCAAGAATCCAAAGAGGAAGGTACCCCCCTCAAACTCAAGTGTGAGCTCTGTGGACGGGTGGACTTTGCCTACAAGTTCAAGCGTTCCAAGCGCTTCTGTTCCATGGCTTGTGCAAAGAGGTATAACGTGGGATGCACCAAACGAGTGGGGCTCTTTCACTCAGACCGGAGCAAGCTGCAGAAGGCAGGGACCACAACTCACAACCGCCGACGGGCCAGCAAGGCTAGTCTGCCCACACTTACTAAGGACACCAAGAAGCAGCCCTCAGGCACTGTACCTCTTTCAGTTACTGCTGCCTTGCAGCTGACACACAGCCAGGAAGACTCCAGCCGGTGCTCAGATAACTCAAGCTATGAGGAACCCTTGTCGCCCATCTCAGCCAGCTCCTCCACCTCCCGACGGCGACAAGGCCAGAGGGATCTAGAGCTCCCTGACATGCACATGCGGGACCTGGTGGGCATGGGACACCACTTCCTACCAAGTGAGCCCACAAAGTGGAACGTAGAAGATGTCTATGAATTCATCCGCTCTCTGCCAGGGTGCCAGGAGATCGCAGAGGAGTTCCGTGCCCAGGAGATTGACGGACAAGCCCTGCTGCTGCTCAAGGAGGACCACCTGATGAGTGCCATGAACATCAAGCTGGGGCCTGCCCTCAAGATCTATGCACGCATCAGCATGCTCAAGGACTCCTAG